AAAGCCAAACACTATCTGGCCGATAAAAACACGCGCTTAATCGGCCCCAATTGTCCGGGTCTGATTTCTCCGGGCAAGTGCAAAATCGGCATTATGCCCGGCGCGATTCACAGAGAAGGTCGCATTGGTGTCATTTCGCGCAGCGGCACACTCACCTATGAAGCGGTCTCGCAACTCACCGATAGCGGCTTTGGTCAATCGTCGTGTGTGGGCATTGGCGGTGACCCCATCATTGGCACAACCTTTACAGACTGCCTCGCGCTCTTCAAAGACGACCCCGATACAGACGCCGTCATCATGATCGGAGAAATTGGCGGCACCGCCGAAGAAGAAGCCGCCGCTTATGTCAAAGCGCACTTTGGCAAACCCGTGGTCAGTTTTATCGCGGGCCAAACAGCACCTCCAGGGCGACGCATGGGACATGCGGGCGCAATTATCTCCGGCGGACAGGGCACCGCCGCCGACAAAATGGCCGCGCTTCGAGAAGCCGGCATTCACGTGTGCGAAAGCCCCGCCGAAATGGGCGCAACAATGAAACGCGCCCTATCAAATTAAAAAACAAAAAGCCCCCACAGTACATCGCTTGTGGGGGCTTTGCCTTATCGAGCGGTTCATCCCAAAATATCTTCGAGATAGATTTTCGCAGTCAAAATACCCGCTGCATTCTTCTCGGCACTGCCGCTGTAGCGGTGGTCTTCCAATTCAATGGCCAGCGGCCCGTTATAGCCCACTTCCTCCAGACGCGCAATCACCCATCTCCAATCCACCACGCCCCATCCGGGAATGCAGTAACGCCACCACCCCTCGCCATAACCGTAGC
This genomic window from Gemmatimonadota bacterium contains:
- the sucD gene encoding succinate--CoA ligase subunit alpha, with product MSILIDNNTRVIIQSFSSSRAMGGEARFHLEQMVDYGTRVVGVVNAGKGGESVEGIPVYDTVTDAVKQTGATASANFVPAPFAADTIMEAADAGLPLVVCISENIPVLDMLKAKHYLADKNTRLIGPNCPGLISPGKCKIGIMPGAIHREGRIGVISRSGTLTYEAVSQLTDSGFGQSSCVGIGGDPIIGTTFTDCLALFKDDPDTDAVIMIGEIGGTAEEEAAAYVKAHFGKPVVSFIAGQTAPPGRRMGHAGAIISGGQGTAADKMAALREAGIHVCESPAEMGATMKRALSN